Proteins from one Sphingomonas sp. HF-S4 genomic window:
- a CDS encoding GNAT family N-acetyltransferase has translation MFVRTQRLTLRPGWPEDAATLTRAIGHEAVVRNLAVVPWPYTIEAAQTFAASFESSTEPKFLIFEHQGGTVRLIGGMAIGPFEDEAHEIGYWITPDAWGRGYATEAGAAVLRAARAAGIRRVAGRHFLDNPASGRVLRKLGFRPTGRVSSFYSHGRGETGPAAHFEIHLDEAGSADNDSRARMAA, from the coding sequence ATGTTCGTGCGTACGCAAAGACTGACATTGCGGCCCGGCTGGCCCGAGGACGCAGCCACGCTCACGCGCGCGATCGGGCACGAAGCCGTGGTGCGCAATCTCGCCGTCGTGCCCTGGCCCTATACGATCGAAGCAGCGCAAACCTTCGCGGCAAGCTTCGAATCGTCCACCGAACCCAAGTTCCTGATCTTCGAGCATCAGGGTGGCACGGTGCGGTTGATCGGCGGGATGGCCATCGGCCCGTTCGAAGACGAGGCGCACGAGATCGGCTATTGGATCACGCCCGACGCCTGGGGCCGCGGGTACGCGACCGAAGCGGGCGCCGCGGTGCTACGCGCAGCACGCGCCGCGGGCATCCGGCGCGTTGCGGGCAGGCATTTCCTCGACAATCCGGCGTCGGGACGGGTGCTGCGCAAGCTCGGCTTCCGCCCCACTGGCCGGGTATCCTCGTTCTACTCGCACGGTCGCGGTGAAACCGGCCCTGCGGCGCATTTCGAGATCCACCTCGACGAAGCTGGGAGCGCCGATAACGATTCTCGAGCTCGCATGGCGGCGTGA